The genomic window GGAACACAACTATGGGAAGATTGAGCAAATTTAATGCTATCCGCCGTCGGCAATTGCCAGTTCTACTAGGATTTATCTTGGGGATTGTGGCGATCGCTGTAGCTAGTTGTGTGCAAACTCAGTTATTAGCTAAACCCGTAACCGCATCTCAAATCATTCTTAGTAGCCCTGTCGAACCCAACACCTTTAATCCTCAGCTAATGGAGCAGGGAGGAGGTATTTTAATTTTCCTCTATGAAGGACTAATTTATGAAAATGGTCAAGGAGAAATTCAACCAGCGTTAGCTAAGTCATGGGATATTTCTGAAGACCAAAAGCACATTATTTTTACACTCAGGAAAGGACTGCAATGGTCAGATGGTAAACCTCTAAATGCTGATGATGTGGTGTTTACTTATCAAGATATTTACACAAATCCTGCTATTCCTTCCTATGCCAAAGATTTTTTAGAAATAGGCGAAACTCGCAGCTTTCCTAAAGTGAGAAAGCTGGATAATTGGCGCGTTGAGTTTACCCTACCACAACCTTTTGCTCCCTTTCTTCGCACAACCAAACTAGAAATTTTACCTGCTCATATACTGCGAGACAGTATCATCAAAAAGGACTCCGCAGGTAGGCCACTATTTCTCTCAACCTGGGGTACAGATACTCCACCCAATCAAATTATCAGCAACGGTGCTTATAAATTGGAGTCTTATGTTCCAGGTGAGCGAATAACTTTTCGCAAAAATCCCTATTACTGGCGGAAAGATTCTCAAAATCATACTCAGCCCTATATTGACCGTATAATTATCAGTACGGTCAATAATAATGATACGGCATTAATTCAATTTCGTTCTGGAGGTCTTGATTTTATTCATGTCAATCCTAGTTATTTTTCCTTATTAAAACAAGAAGAAAAAAGAGGTAAATTCACAATCTATAACGGTGGTTCTCAGCCAGGAACTACAGCAATAATGTTTAATTTAAATACCGGGGTGAGAAATGGTCAGCCTTTAGTTAATCCAATAAAATCTCGCTGGTTCAATACAGTAGCATTCCGCCAAGCTGTTGCATATAGTATCAATCGCCAGGGTATGCTCAACAACCTATTTGCAGGGGTAGGATCGCTGCAAAATTCGCCCATTGCAGAACAGAGTCCTTACTATCTTGCTCCAACAGCAGGTTTACCAGTCTACGACTATAACCCCCAAAAGGCAAAAACATTACTTCTCAAAGCAGGCTTTCGATACAACAATCAAAGTGAGTTATTTGATAGTGATGGGAATCGCGTCCGGTTTACCATCAACGTCAATGTCAGTAATAAGATGTTGCAGAATATGGCCTCTTTGATTCAAGAAAATTTAAGCCAAATCGGAATTCAGGTAGATGTGAATTTGATTCCCGTGGGATTGATTGTAGACAAATTAGCAAATCGTTTTGATTGGGATTGTCAGATTATTGATGGTTTTCCCATGTCCATAGAACCTCACGAAGCAGCAAATATTTGGTCTACTAAAGGGAATTGGCATTTTTTTAATCGTCAACCCCAAGCTGGACAAGTACCAATTACTGGACAACAGGTAGCAGATTGGGAACAAAAGATTGCTGATCTCTACATTCAAGGTGCAGCAGCAAATGAAGCAGATCGAAAACAAATTTATGCAGAAACTCAAAGGCTGAGTCAGGAATATCTACCGCTTATTTATCTTGTGAACTCTTTATCAATAGTGTCTGTACGCAACCGGATTCAAGGTGTGAGACATTCCGCTTTAAAAGGAACATTTTGGAATGTTTATGAACTAAAAATCAATTCCTTGTAGTACAAATCTTAATCAGGAAAAGATAACTATCAAATCCCCAGGTAGACTTCAATCAATAGCTAACACCCATTTTCAATCAAGAATTTTTTATTAACTTTTAAACAAATAATTATGAGTGTATATATTTTAAAAAAAGTATTACCAAAACCAGTAGTTATGTTTTTTTATAGCATAATTTTTATCCTGGCTTTGATTTCTAGCTCTGGATTAATCAATACAGTTTTACGCTCTTATGAAAATCCACAAAATCTTGGTGATATTGCTGTGAAATTGCAATATTTTACTGAACATAAAGATGATTATGATGCAATTTTTTTGGGGGCAAGTACCACCTATCAAGAAGTTATTCCTAAAGTATTTGATGAATCAATTTCAGCCAACGGCAAGAATATCAAATCCTTCAATTTTGGGATTATGGCAGCCAATGTAGCTGAGTTAGATTTTTATCTGCAAAAAATTTTAGCTTTAAACCCAGCAAAATTAAAATGGATATTTTTAGACTGTTTAGTTAATGAATTTCATGAAATTGCGCCAACTTCGGCTAGAAATGTTTACTGGCATACACTTCCTCAAACTATAGATAATTTTCAATTAATTGCTAATTCAAATTATTCCTTAAAAGAAAAAATAGGTGGATTTTACGCTAATTCCATAAGCTTTATCTATCGGTCGTTAGGAATTGGTTACTTTTCTAATTTTTGGCAGCAAATAGATGAAAAACAACTACCCGATGGAATACAAAAAATAGCATCTACTGACAAAATGTTAGAGGAATCTGGATATTATGCAATGGATTGGATGCAAAATAGTGAAGCATGGAAAAAAACTTTTCAAACCAAATACTTGCAGAACTATCAAAAAAGATTAGAACAAGCCAAATTAGGAGATTCTGAACAAAATAATACATCTACACTGCCACTTAATGATTATGGAATTAAAATCATTCAGCAGATTATTTCTAGAATTGAAGATTTTGGGAAAACTAGCAAAAATAAAGTTGATGCTATCTTCTTTATTCCTCCCATCTTAGAAGCTGATGTTGATCATTCTGCTATTATGAAAGCTTATGAATTAGGATATATTCCCACTCTATTTGCTTTTAATAATCCTAATACCTTCGCTAATTTCTACGAACTGGATTACCGAAGTGATGGCAGGCATTTAAATCACAAGGGTGCTAAAGAATTTACTCTAGCTCTAGCAGAAAAATTTTCACAGCATCTTCATAAATCTCAGGAAGTTTTTAGCAAAACATATAGCAAAGCATAGTTGTAAATTATGCTTCCTATTCTCGTAATATTAACAGCAGTTAAAACCAAAATTATCTAAGTTAGTTATTAAGGTTTTAAGTGATGTTTAAAAACTCATGGCAATGTAGTCTTGTAATTTGAGTTGAACCCATATGAAAATCGAACAAAAAAACAACAGCCTTTTTAATCAAGATAAAAGCACTATAGATTGTGAAGTCATTCTCAATGAATATTTGTTGAAAGAAGTTATCTTACCCAAAGCCTACGTTACCACTCCTGCGGAATACTGCACTAATTTTAAGATTGAAAAAGAAGAACTGTTGCTTGAACTTTTTTGTGATGACCATCCTGGCAATATTCAAAATTGGGTGGAAATATCTGGAGGTGCTAATGCTGATTTCGATTGGCATGGATTGCAGGAAGACTGGTTAGCTTTATTGCAAGGCTCACACAAGATTGAAGTTATTGAACTACCAAAAATTGATTTAAAATCTGTATACCAAGATGTGATGAATTTAGAATCAGAAGGTAAGCCGATTACCCTTGATAGCCTTCAAGCTACTAACTATCGCAGTTACAAAGAACTTAAGGAAGCCGGGTTAACTAGAATAATTGAATTATCTGCTCCAGCAGAATTAAATGTTAGTAATATCCCAATTGTGGTTATTCCCCAAGGAGTGTTTCACTCTGCTGTGACACCTGAACGCTGCTTAATGCTTAACTTAGGGAAAAAATTTGGAATTTCCAGTAGTTACAGTGAGTATAGGAGGTTAGAATATCAAACATACGCAAGATAGATTACGTTTGAAATTTAAGTATAAATCAGCCATATAAAAACTAAATTTTAGGAAAATCAAAATGGCATATTTAATCCAACAAATTTTAGAAATAAGTGCAAATAATTATCCAGATAAGGAAGCTGTAATCTATAAGAATAAAAGCATAACTTATCAGGAGCTAGATCAGCTTTCTAATCAGTTCGCTCGTTTTCTAAACGATGCTGGCATAGGTAAGGGCGATCGCGTCGGTATTTGTCTCAACAAATCTATCGAAGCAGTTGCAACTATTTACGGCATACTGAAAGCTGGTGCTACCTATGTTCCTATAGATCCATTAGCTCCCATCAAGCGGCTGAGATTCTTAATTGCAGATTGTGAGCTAAAAGCTCTGGTGACTACTCAGACAAAGCTGACTAGCCTCTATCAAGACGCAGTAGATAATTTTTCCCAATATTTACAATGCGTCATTCTCGAAGATAAAAGTACGCTAGGCAATGAAAGTGAGTCTTTCCCAACAAAAGTAGTTACATGGGAGGAAGTATTGCGATCGCCTGACACTCCCTTATCACTAACAGGTGTTATTGACCAAGATTTAGCCACTATCATATACACTTCAGGCTCAACAGGCCAACCGAAAGGCGTAATGATTAGTCATCAAGCTGCTCTGACTTCTATTAACTGCTTGTGTGAAGGTTTTAATGTGCAGCCTAGCGATCGCGTATCAGGTCTGTTTCCTATCTATTTTATCGGCTCATTTTTTGATATTTTCATGCCAATTAAGGCAGGAGCTACACTAGTTTTAGTTCCTCCAGAACTCTCAGTGTTACCAGTAGAATTAAGCAAGTTTACTGAAAATCAACGCATCACAATTTGGTCTTCAGTCTCATCATTGCTCACCCAACTTGTACTCCGGGGAAATTTAGACAAGTATAAACTACCAGATTTGAGAATAATTATATTTGGTGGCGAGATATTCCCCCAAAAATACCTACGTGATATGATGAAAGCCATTCCCCAGGCTAGTTATTATCAACTCTATGGTTCTACAGAAGCATTCCCTCGTACCTATTATTTACTTGATCAAAGTTCTCCAGAACTGCCAAAAATTCCCATTGGTAAAGCCTTTAATAATATTGATTTATTTGTGGTGAATGAAAAAAATCAAATTGTTAATCCAGGGGAAAGTGGGGAACTTTGTATGCGGGGTTCATCACTCATGAAAGGATACTGGAAAATGCCTGAAAAAACCAAAGAGGCTCTAGTTCCCTATGTATTTAATCCTCACCTAGGTGAAGAAATTGTCTTCCGTACTGGCGATATAGTTCAACAAGATATAGATGATAACTATATCTATGTAGGTCGGAGTGACCACCAAATCAAAAGCCGGGGATACCGGATTGAACTAGGAGAAATCGAGAGTATCCTTTACAGCCATCCAGATGTTGAAGAAGCAGTAGTTCTTGCTATTCCTGACGAGCAAATCAGCAATCGTATTGACGCTATAGTTGTCATCAAAGAAGGTAGTAACCTGAAACAGAACGAGTTGCAATATTTTTGTGCAGAGCGTATTCCTAAATACATGATTCCTGAGAATATTGAGTTTCGTAGTACCTCTTTACCTAAAACACCCACAGGCAAAAGTGATAGAAATTTACTACGCACAGCAGCAATTGAGAACAATTCAAAAGTATTAAAAACAGTTTGACAAGGAGATTGATAATTATGCCTATAAACAACTACACCGATGCAGAGATTGAACAAATAATTAAAGAACATATTGTGCAGAAGTTTATGTACAATCGCCCTGATGCCACTTTGTCAAATGATATCCCCTTAATTTTGGAAGGTATTATTGACTCAATGAGTCTTTTTAAGCTGGCTAATTTCTTGGAAGAGAAATTTGGTTTTACTTTCAATCCAGATGAATTTTCAACAGAGAACTTTGAAACAGTTAACGCTGTCAAGTCTTTGGTTATAAAAAAAATGTAAGCCCTAAATAAACATGGTATTTACAGAGTTTCGTTTTTTATTTTGCTTTCTGATTGTGTTCTGCATCTATTGGGCTTTGCGGAAACACAATCATCGTAAATTTTGGTTGCTAGTCTGTAGTTATAGCTTCTATGGTGCTTGGGATTGGCGATTCCTGTCTTTGCTCTTGCTCTCGACAGCCATTGGTTACTTTGCTGGTTTGATGCTATCTAAACCACAGGAGCAAGACAGCCAATTAGTAGAGAAAGGAGAAACTAAAAATAGATGGATAAAACTATTTTCT from Nostoc sp. UHCC 0870 includes these protein-coding regions:
- a CDS encoding ABC transporter substrate-binding protein, which encodes MGRLSKFNAIRRRQLPVLLGFILGIVAIAVASCVQTQLLAKPVTASQIILSSPVEPNTFNPQLMEQGGGILIFLYEGLIYENGQGEIQPALAKSWDISEDQKHIIFTLRKGLQWSDGKPLNADDVVFTYQDIYTNPAIPSYAKDFLEIGETRSFPKVRKLDNWRVEFTLPQPFAPFLRTTKLEILPAHILRDSIIKKDSAGRPLFLSTWGTDTPPNQIISNGAYKLESYVPGERITFRKNPYYWRKDSQNHTQPYIDRIIISTVNNNDTALIQFRSGGLDFIHVNPSYFSLLKQEEKRGKFTIYNGGSQPGTTAIMFNLNTGVRNGQPLVNPIKSRWFNTVAFRQAVAYSINRQGMLNNLFAGVGSLQNSPIAEQSPYYLAPTAGLPVYDYNPQKAKTLLLKAGFRYNNQSELFDSDGNRVRFTINVNVSNKMLQNMASLIQENLSQIGIQVDVNLIPVGLIVDKLANRFDWDCQIIDGFPMSIEPHEAANIWSTKGNWHFFNRQPQAGQVPITGQQVADWEQKIADLYIQGAAANEADRKQIYAETQRLSQEYLPLIYLVNSLSIVSVRNRIQGVRHSALKGTFWNVYELKINSL
- a CDS encoding amino acid adenylation domain-containing protein; translated protein: MAYLIQQILEISANNYPDKEAVIYKNKSITYQELDQLSNQFARFLNDAGIGKGDRVGICLNKSIEAVATIYGILKAGATYVPIDPLAPIKRLRFLIADCELKALVTTQTKLTSLYQDAVDNFSQYLQCVILEDKSTLGNESESFPTKVVTWEEVLRSPDTPLSLTGVIDQDLATIIYTSGSTGQPKGVMISHQAALTSINCLCEGFNVQPSDRVSGLFPIYFIGSFFDIFMPIKAGATLVLVPPELSVLPVELSKFTENQRITIWSSVSSLLTQLVLRGNLDKYKLPDLRIIIFGGEIFPQKYLRDMMKAIPQASYYQLYGSTEAFPRTYYLLDQSSPELPKIPIGKAFNNIDLFVVNEKNQIVNPGESGELCMRGSSLMKGYWKMPEKTKEALVPYVFNPHLGEEIVFRTGDIVQQDIDDNYIYVGRSDHQIKSRGYRIELGEIESILYSHPDVEEAVVLAIPDEQISNRIDAIVVIKEGSNLKQNELQYFCAERIPKYMIPENIEFRSTSLPKTPTGKSDRNLLRTAAIENNSKVLKTV
- a CDS encoding acyl carrier protein; amino-acid sequence: MPINNYTDAEIEQIIKEHIVQKFMYNRPDATLSNDIPLILEGIIDSMSLFKLANFLEEKFGFTFNPDEFSTENFETVNAVKSLVIKKM